The window AACAACGCTGCCGCAGAGCCTCATACATGACCGCAGTCGCCGCCGCAGAGACGTTCAGCGACTCGGCGCGCCCGCGCATGGGGATGTAGATGTGCTCTGACGCGTGCAAGATCTCCTCCGACACACCGTTTGCCTCGTTGCCGAATACGATCACCGAAGGTTGTCGAAAATCCGCCTCAAAATGCGTCCGAGCCTCAGCATCGCACGCCGTCACATAAAGGTTGATCCCACACTCCCGTGCAAAGAGCACCAGCTCCTCCGCCGTTACACCAACAGCAATGGGGACATGGAAGAGTGCGCCCATGGTCGCGCGTACCACCTTTCCACGGTAGACATCCGCCGAGCCGCGCAGCAGGATCACCCCCGACCCCCCCACAGCATCCGCTGTGCGCAGGATCGTTCCCACATTGCCGGGATCCTGCACACGGTCAAGAACGATATAGAGCGGCGGCTCATCCCCATATGCGCCTGCGTGCATTTCATCCAACGAAACACGTTGCTTTCGCTCCATTACGAGCAAAATTCCCTGCGGACTATCCGTGTCGGAGAGCGTCGAAAACAGGGATTCCGCAATGCGCACAACGGGAACATGGCGCGCAAGCAACACGTCTGCGAGTGCACGCGCACGCCCCCCTGAGAGCGCACGCTCCGTCACGAGCGCATGGCAGATCTTCCAGTCCGATGCCGCCGCCATCTCGGCGAGCCGCAGCCCCTCCACCGTGAACAGCCCTTCCTTTGCCGCGCGGCGCTGTGTGT of the Selenomonas dianae genome contains:
- a CDS encoding TrmH family RNA methyltransferase, whose translation is MKNIQSITSAANPLIRLTHAIVHTQRRAAKEGLFTVEGLRLAEMAAASDWKICHALVTERALSGGRARALADVLLARHVPVVRIAESLFSTLSDTDSPQGILLVMERKQRVSLDEMHAGAYGDEPPLYIVLDRVQDPGNVGTILRTADAVGGSGVILLRGSADVYRGKVVRATMGALFHVPIAVGVTAEELVLFARECGINLYVTACDAEARTHFEADFRQPSVIVFGNEANGVSEEILHASEHIYIPMRGRAESLNVSAAATAVMYEALRQRCYS